The following are encoded together in the uncultured Sphaerochaeta sp. genome:
- a CDS encoding MATE family efflux transporter, with the protein MKPTIQDTALEPMFSRRFLYTLIIPLIIEQVLMVSIGMADTVMIASAGESAVSAISLVDSITILIVQLFAAFATGGAVVASQYLGNKDNASANAAAKQLILLSLLVSITLLILCMPFRRHIISFIFGSIETSVLEGGATYFIYILLSLPFLATYNASAALFRSMGNSKISLWVSLVMNLVNVAGNAYFIFALHLGVIGAGLGTLLSRIIGSAIILALLTNPTNQISVRNYRHWSLRWDMIKRILHIGIPNGIEGSVFQIGKLLVQGFIAAFGTASIAANAIANSVASFVNIPGGAIGLASITVIGQAVGAKRPDQAVFYGKRLLFSAYIAMIIVAIPVFIFAPQIVLIFNLSAEATELASNVIRSAMIFSSILWPTAFSLPNFLRAAGDVKFTMVVSMVSMWASRVGMSYLLAILFGWGIYGVWFGMYIDWIFRSICFITRFARGKWKTKRII; encoded by the coding sequence GTGAAACCCACCATTCAGGATACGGCGTTGGAGCCAATGTTCTCCCGCCGTTTCCTGTATACTCTTATTATTCCTCTTATCATCGAGCAAGTGCTCATGGTCTCCATCGGAATGGCCGACACAGTCATGATAGCCTCCGCCGGAGAAAGTGCTGTTAGTGCTATCAGTTTGGTGGATTCAATCACCATTCTGATCGTCCAGCTTTTTGCAGCCTTTGCCACCGGTGGAGCAGTAGTAGCAAGCCAATATTTGGGGAATAAGGATAATGCATCTGCGAATGCAGCAGCCAAGCAACTGATATTACTCTCTCTACTTGTCTCAATCACTCTGCTCATACTATGCATGCCGTTCAGGAGACATATTATCAGCTTTATTTTTGGGTCCATTGAAACATCGGTTCTTGAAGGTGGTGCAACCTACTTCATATATATCCTTCTCTCACTACCCTTTCTCGCCACCTATAACGCATCAGCAGCCTTATTCAGGTCAATGGGGAACAGCAAGATCTCACTGTGGGTGAGTCTGGTCATGAATCTGGTCAATGTCGCAGGAAATGCCTACTTCATCTTTGCCTTACATCTGGGTGTAATAGGGGCGGGCCTAGGAACACTGCTCAGTCGTATCATAGGCAGTGCAATCATTCTGGCGTTACTGACAAATCCAACCAATCAGATCTCAGTGAGAAACTATCGCCACTGGTCCCTTCGCTGGGATATGATCAAACGAATCCTGCATATTGGTATCCCCAATGGGATTGAGGGTTCCGTTTTCCAGATTGGAAAACTGCTGGTGCAAGGATTCATTGCTGCCTTCGGTACAGCATCCATTGCAGCCAATGCCATTGCTAACTCGGTAGCATCCTTCGTCAATATTCCTGGTGGGGCAATTGGGTTAGCCTCGATTACCGTTATCGGACAGGCAGTCGGCGCCAAGCGTCCAGACCAGGCAGTCTTCTACGGGAAGAGGCTGCTCTTTTCTGCATATATCGCGATGATCATCGTGGCAATCCCTGTCTTCATCTTCGCTCCCCAAATCGTTCTGATCTTCAATCTCTCAGCTGAGGCGACCGAACTTGCCTCAAACGTTATTCGCTCAGCTATGATCTTCAGCTCCATTCTCTGGCCAACAGCCTTCTCCCTGCCTAATTTCCTACGTGCCGCAGGAGATGTCAAGTTTACCATGGTTGTGTCGATGGTGAGTATGTGGGCAAGCAGGGTTGGCATGAGCTACCTTCTGGCAATACTCTTCGGTTGGGGCATCTACGGGGTATGGTTTGGCATGTACATTGACTGGATTTTCAGAAGCATCTGTTTCATCACCCGTTTTGCCCGGGGGAAGTGGAAAACCAAGCGCATAATCTAG
- a CDS encoding ATP-binding cassette domain-containing protein, with protein MLDLSNITKVFYPGTVNEKTALENINLHVNKGDVICVIGSNGSGKSTLFNLISGTYPVTNGKIIFDEVDITSSPEYRRAMTIGRIFQDPTKGTAANMSIEDNMITAMTKGMKGLRISLNNEKRQVFRELLKPIGLENRLKDNVGLLSGGQRQALTLLMTVMSKPKMLLLDEHTAALDPRNAQIVMDLTERYIKEYELTALMVTHNMQFAIDFGNRLIMMDEGSIILDVSGEQKSSLTVEELVRRFKNLRKKNFDNDEGLLTD; from the coding sequence ATGCTTGATCTGAGTAATATCACGAAAGTCTTCTATCCCGGTACTGTCAATGAAAAAACAGCCTTGGAAAACATCAACCTCCATGTAAATAAAGGGGATGTCATCTGCGTCATTGGCTCAAACGGCAGTGGCAAATCCACACTTTTCAATCTCATCAGCGGTACCTACCCCGTCACCAATGGAAAGATAATTTTTGATGAAGTCGATATCACCAGCAGCCCCGAGTATCGCAGGGCAATGACCATCGGTCGAATTTTCCAGGATCCAACCAAGGGAACTGCTGCAAATATGTCCATTGAGGACAACATGATCACAGCTATGACAAAGGGAATGAAAGGCCTGCGTATAAGCCTGAACAATGAGAAGAGGCAAGTATTCAGAGAGCTACTCAAGCCCATCGGTCTGGAGAACAGGCTCAAGGACAACGTTGGCCTGCTCAGTGGAGGACAGAGACAGGCACTTACCTTGCTGATGACGGTTATGAGCAAACCAAAGATGCTCTTACTTGATGAGCATACTGCTGCCCTTGACCCAAGGAATGCACAGATTGTCATGGATCTTACTGAGCGATACATCAAGGAGTATGAACTTACCGCTCTGATGGTTACTCATAATATGCAGTTTGCCATTGACTTCGGTAACCGTCTGATCATGATGGATGAAGGCTCGATCATCCTGGATGTCTCAGGTGAGCAAAAGTCAAGCTTGACAGTAGAAGAGTTGGTACGCAGGTTCAAAAACCTACGCAAGAAGAACTTTGACAATGATGAAGGACTGCTTACCGATTAA
- a CDS encoding ABC transporter permease → MLEGIFVDGLIFSLMVIGILISYRILDIADLTCDGSVATGAAVATMAIVAGLPIFVALLLSFFAGVLAGMVTAAIHNKLKIPGLLAGILTMTMLYSINLRILGNKANIPLLRVETLYSKLPEAFQFLPPEWASLVGTLLVVLFVKVLIDIFFRTDLGVSLGAMGGNEQMVISQGINPEVLKLIGLGLSNGLIALSGGLLAQYQGFADANLGIGMVVQGLAAIMLGEFLFSTNRISLLTLRAIFGAIIYKALMFFGRKYGYLVNITPNDFKLLTGILVIVSLFIAQTRSAASSAGAKKKAIARSQAKTMSDKEDATNA, encoded by the coding sequence ATGCTTGAAGGAATTTTTGTAGATGGCCTGATCTTTTCACTTATGGTCATTGGAATCTTAATCTCATATCGGATTCTCGATATTGCCGATCTTACCTGCGATGGATCGGTCGCTACCGGTGCAGCAGTTGCAACCATGGCCATTGTAGCCGGCCTTCCCATCTTTGTTGCACTGTTGCTTTCATTCTTCGCAGGAGTGCTTGCTGGTATGGTTACTGCCGCCATCCACAATAAATTGAAAATTCCTGGCTTGCTTGCAGGTATTCTTACCATGACCATGCTCTACTCAATCAACTTGAGGATTCTGGGGAACAAGGCCAACATCCCCTTGCTTCGCGTGGAGACCTTGTACTCAAAACTCCCCGAAGCATTCCAGTTCCTTCCCCCTGAATGGGCTAGCCTAGTGGGAACCCTGCTGGTGGTACTCTTTGTAAAAGTGCTCATTGATATCTTCTTCCGTACCGACCTTGGTGTTTCTCTTGGAGCAATGGGTGGAAACGAGCAAATGGTAATCAGCCAAGGCATCAACCCCGAGGTATTGAAGTTGATTGGACTTGGACTCTCCAATGGCTTGATTGCTCTCTCTGGTGGACTGCTCGCCCAGTACCAGGGCTTTGCTGATGCAAACCTGGGAATCGGCATGGTCGTCCAGGGACTGGCAGCTATCATGCTGGGCGAGTTCCTCTTCTCTACCAATCGAATATCACTGCTTACACTACGAGCCATCTTTGGAGCCATTATTTATAAGGCCCTGATGTTCTTTGGCAGAAAATACGGGTACTTGGTCAACATCACCCCAAACGATTTTAAACTGCTCACAGGTATATTGGTCATCGTCAGCTTGTTTATTGCACAAACCCGCAGTGCTGCGAGCTCTGCTGGGGCTAAAAAGAAAGCCATCGCACGCTCCCAGGCAAAAACCATGAGCGACAAGGAGGATGCAACCAATGCTTGA
- a CDS encoding ABC transporter substrate-binding protein, with product MKKLQRPMLIALSLLLCVALPLFSAGQAEQTGPQPYKIGISKLVTHAALDAAEQGMMDHLATTDLLVSYDHQNANGDISTASSIAQKFKSDKVDVAVGIATPAAQALAQVFGENSGVPVVFSAVTDSSEAGLVAANIAGVSDKNPVEEQIKLLIDITGAKTIGNVYASGEANGVLLMEMAKAACEKYGVGFVSAAISNSSEVKMATQSIIDRVDALYIATDNTVISAIASVDDVAKKAGKALFSSDASGIEGLNVLVSLGFDYYNIGVETGKIVEQILKGTKAGDIGTVYITDPTKFQLWFNLDAADELGYTIPQDLQDAAAVLIKDGVKITQ from the coding sequence ATGAAAAAACTACAGCGTCCGATGCTCATCGCTCTCTCTTTACTACTCTGTGTTGCACTTCCACTCTTCAGTGCTGGTCAGGCAGAACAAACCGGCCCACAACCGTATAAGATCGGTATTTCCAAATTGGTCACCCATGCTGCACTTGATGCAGCTGAACAGGGTATGATGGATCACCTGGCAACGACTGATCTTCTGGTGTCCTATGATCATCAGAATGCAAACGGTGATATTTCAACTGCTTCCTCCATCGCTCAGAAGTTCAAGAGTGACAAGGTGGATGTGGCTGTCGGTATTGCTACTCCTGCTGCTCAGGCTCTTGCCCAGGTGTTTGGCGAAAACTCAGGTGTTCCTGTAGTATTCAGTGCTGTCACCGACTCAAGTGAAGCTGGTCTTGTGGCAGCAAACATTGCTGGAGTATCTGACAAGAACCCCGTCGAAGAACAGATCAAACTCCTGATCGATATCACTGGAGCAAAGACCATCGGCAATGTTTATGCATCCGGCGAAGCCAATGGTGTCCTGCTCATGGAGATGGCAAAAGCAGCATGTGAGAAATATGGCGTAGGATTTGTTTCCGCTGCTATCTCAAACTCCAGTGAGGTCAAGATGGCTACCCAGTCTATCATTGATCGTGTTGATGCACTCTACATTGCAACAGACAACACCGTAATCAGTGCAATTGCTTCTGTTGATGATGTTGCCAAGAAGGCAGGAAAAGCCCTCTTCAGTTCAGATGCCAGTGGAATTGAAGGTTTGAATGTTTTAGTCAGCCTCGGCTTCGATTACTACAACATCGGCGTTGAAACCGGTAAGATTGTTGAGCAAATCCTCAAGGGAACCAAAGCCGGAGATATCGGGACCGTCTACATCACCGACCCGACAAAATTCCAGTTGTGGTTTAATCTTGATGCAGCCGACGAGCTTGGGTATACTATCCCGCAGGATCTGCAGGATGCAGCGGCAGTACTCATCAAGGATGGTGTGAAAATCACCCAGTAA
- a CDS encoding ABC transporter substrate-binding protein, with protein sequence MKKTSILLLTFLLIGTYLIAQPATETDPVMGMKKSYTIGISKLVSHPALDAIEQGIMDQLASSDFSVTFDNQNCNGEIATAIAIAQKFKSDNKDIVVGIATPAAQALAQIIKEKPVVFGAITDPLAAGLVVDYTKTEETNIAGVSDLNPLELQLETYFSIVKPKTLGMIYTSSEANGVVQMEMAREISEANGIKFVSAAISNSSEVKMAAQSIIDRVDAMYVAIDNTVVSAIPSVSEVCMKAGVPLFNTDTTSSENIDFLMSWGFNYYTVGVETGKVVERIIRGENPKDIGSIFFEDPAQFELWFNLDTADALGITIDKSLLANAKVIIKDGKKQLQQ encoded by the coding sequence ATGAAAAAAACAAGCATCCTGCTTTTGACGTTCTTGCTTATCGGAACCTACCTGATTGCACAGCCTGCTACTGAAACAGATCCCGTAATGGGGATGAAGAAATCCTATACCATCGGCATTTCCAAATTGGTCAGCCACCCTGCCCTCGATGCAATTGAACAAGGAATCATGGACCAGCTTGCATCAAGTGATTTCTCAGTTACATTTGACAACCAGAACTGTAACGGTGAAATTGCTACAGCAATTGCCATTGCCCAGAAATTCAAGAGTGACAACAAGGATATCGTGGTTGGTATCGCTACCCCGGCGGCTCAGGCACTTGCCCAGATCATCAAGGAAAAGCCAGTGGTATTCGGGGCGATCACCGATCCCTTAGCAGCAGGCTTGGTTGTTGACTATACGAAGACTGAAGAGACGAATATTGCGGGAGTCTCTGACCTGAACCCTCTTGAATTACAACTGGAGACCTATTTTTCCATTGTCAAACCAAAGACCCTGGGAATGATCTATACCAGCAGCGAAGCCAATGGTGTAGTGCAGATGGAGATGGCCAGAGAAATCAGCGAAGCAAATGGAATCAAATTCGTATCAGCAGCAATCAGCAACTCAAGCGAGGTAAAGATGGCTGCCCAATCCATCATCGACCGCGTGGATGCAATGTACGTGGCAATCGACAACACCGTTGTCAGTGCCATTCCCAGCGTAAGTGAGGTCTGCATGAAGGCAGGTGTGCCGCTCTTCAATACTGACACCACCAGCAGTGAAAACATTGACTTCCTGATGAGCTGGGGTTTCAATTACTACACCGTTGGGGTAGAGACAGGAAAAGTGGTTGAGCGAATCATACGGGGCGAAAATCCCAAGGATATCGGATCCATTTTCTTCGAAGATCCCGCCCAATTTGAATTATGGTTCAATCTCGATACCGCTGATGCACTTGGGATCACCATCGACAAGTCGTTGCTCGCCAATGCAAAGGTGATCATCAAGGACGGAAAGAAGCAGTTACAACAATGA
- the pdxA gene encoding 4-hydroxythreonine-4-phosphate dehydrogenase PdxA, whose amino-acid sequence METKRWYLAVPLGDPAGIGPEIVLKAMQRVHLPPSMGMVVIGDLSLLKKVSTDLGIPSDFDAVVVDDNSLVRAIESGSRHILYSQNILDMHRFSYGEIQAMCGRAAYHAVEEAVRLITSGHAHAMVTPPLHKEALKAAGVDHIGYTEILSALSGTKRAITMFDTLGLKIFFHSRHLSLRQACDAVTKESLLETILECDAITKNHGGAFRNELSLAVAGLNPHCGEHGLFGDEEERAIEPAILEARKRGVNVAGPIGADSVFYQARVGKYRAVISLYHDQGHIAAKTYDFNQTISITWNLPFLRTSVDHGTAFDIAGKNLADAAGMVRALEAAADYLQVEGEK is encoded by the coding sequence ATGGAAACAAAACGATGGTATCTGGCTGTCCCTCTTGGGGACCCAGCAGGGATTGGTCCTGAGATTGTGCTGAAGGCTATGCAAAGAGTACATCTTCCTCCTTCCATGGGAATGGTGGTAATCGGTGATTTATCTCTCTTGAAGAAGGTGTCTACTGATTTGGGCATCCCTTCTGATTTTGATGCTGTGGTTGTTGATGACAATTCCTTGGTTCGTGCAATCGAAAGCGGCAGTCGTCATATTCTATATTCCCAGAATATATTGGATATGCATCGATTCAGTTACGGAGAGATACAGGCAATGTGTGGCCGAGCTGCCTACCATGCAGTAGAGGAAGCGGTTCGGCTTATTACCAGCGGACATGCTCATGCCATGGTAACACCACCACTTCATAAGGAAGCCTTGAAAGCCGCCGGTGTCGACCATATTGGATACACCGAAATTCTCAGTGCGCTCAGCGGGACCAAGCGTGCAATAACGATGTTCGATACGCTTGGATTGAAAATATTCTTCCATAGCAGGCATCTTTCATTACGCCAGGCATGTGATGCGGTGACAAAGGAGTCATTGTTGGAGACCATCCTTGAGTGCGATGCAATAACGAAGAATCATGGCGGTGCATTCAGAAATGAGCTCAGCCTTGCAGTTGCGGGTCTGAATCCGCATTGTGGGGAGCATGGCCTCTTTGGCGATGAAGAAGAGCGAGCCATCGAACCTGCCATCCTGGAAGCCAGAAAGCGTGGGGTGAATGTAGCCGGACCCATTGGAGCCGATTCAGTCTTCTACCAAGCAAGGGTCGGAAAATATAGGGCAGTAATCTCCCTTTATCATGACCAAGGACATATTGCTGCAAAGACCTATGATTTCAACCAGACCATCTCAATTACCTGGAACCTTCCATTCCTGAGAACCAGTGTGGATCATGGAACTGCCTTTGACATTGCAGGGAAGAATCTTGCCGATGCTGCTGGCATGGTCCGAGCATTGGAGGCAGCAGCAGACTACCTCCAGGTAGAAGGAGAGAAATGA
- a CDS encoding cob(I)yrinic acid a,c-diamide adenosyltransferase, translating into MKAIQSSLILVYTGDGKGKTSSAMGQLIRALGHGARCAVAQFIKKDPALLDSGEYRILKQLEVPWKQFGTGFSWEGDNNAKNAELAKKGWQQVKRWISSASYDLIVLDEFTYTLSLGYLDCEEVCLWLADHKNKEGFPHIVITGRNAPPQLISVADMVSELTEVKHHLSGAKRSAQPMIEF; encoded by the coding sequence TTGAAAGCAATACAATCCTCTCTGATTCTGGTCTATACGGGTGATGGGAAGGGGAAGACCTCTTCTGCAATGGGACAGTTGATTCGTGCCTTAGGTCACGGTGCTCGTTGTGCAGTTGCCCAATTCATCAAGAAAGACCCCGCTCTCCTGGATAGCGGTGAGTATCGCATCCTCAAGCAACTTGAGGTGCCATGGAAACAGTTCGGTACTGGGTTTTCCTGGGAAGGGGACAACAATGCAAAGAATGCTGAGTTGGCTAAGAAAGGATGGCAGCAGGTGAAGCGTTGGATATCTTCTGCTTCCTATGATTTGATTGTCCTTGACGAATTCACGTACACACTCTCCCTTGGATACCTTGACTGTGAGGAAGTCTGTCTTTGGCTTGCAGACCACAAGAACAAGGAAGGATTTCCTCATATCGTTATCACCGGGAGAAATGCTCCACCCCAATTGATATCTGTCGCAGACATGGTCAGTGAACTGACTGAGGTAAAGCATCATCTCTCTGGTGCAAAGCGCTCTGCGCAACCGATGATTGAATTTTAG
- a CDS encoding CpsB/CapC family capsule biosynthesis tyrosine phosphatase, which translates to MGICDMHCHLLPEIDDGYLSREQFIRMLNLYQLSGVTAIAFTPHIYNPYVTTNISKLRETYEWAKNEADALGIQTYLGSELFVGEQEKLKTVPIDGRFALVEFGLSLPPPRLLERLQQLTEMHYRPLIAHVERYLWLNPKSAMLQRLRSLGCLLQTNVEAVESGLSLPYLELGLIDVIATDNHGDETLPSRLMDAIEKWPSVGRSMQNLW; encoded by the coding sequence ATGGGTATCTGTGACATGCACTGCCATCTTTTGCCTGAGATTGACGATGGCTACCTCTCACGAGAACAGTTTATTCGTATGCTGAATCTCTATCAGCTCTCAGGCGTCACGGCAATAGCCTTTACTCCCCATATCTACAATCCGTATGTGACCACAAACATTTCTAAGCTGAGAGAGACCTACGAGTGGGCAAAGAATGAAGCGGATGCTTTAGGAATACAGACCTACTTGGGCAGTGAACTCTTTGTCGGTGAGCAGGAGAAGCTCAAGACGGTTCCCATTGATGGGAGGTTTGCGTTGGTGGAGTTTGGGCTTTCCTTGCCACCACCCAGATTGTTGGAACGGTTGCAGCAACTTACTGAGATGCACTATCGTCCACTTATAGCGCATGTTGAACGGTATCTTTGGTTGAATCCAAAGAGCGCAATGTTGCAACGTTTGCGCTCCCTCGGTTGTTTATTACAGACAAACGTTGAAGCTGTGGAGAGCGGACTCTCGCTTCCCTATTTGGAACTTGGTTTGATTGATGTGATCGCCACAGACAATCATGGCGATGAAACCCTTCCATCTCGCTTGATGGATGCCATCGAGAAATGGCCATCAGTGGGGCGGAGTATGCAAAATCTTTGGTGA
- a CDS encoding AAA family ATPase: MLLDMTIANFKSVKSAQTISFEAVRDNRFPESKVVEVTEKLKLIKTAAIVGPNGAGKSTFVRALEALKGIVCATEETENPLQILSGTSFAYSEEKGQPATIIIRVLVDREEESGEPTIAQYTLVSDREKIFEESLYHLIGRSKRMMFERKVDENSILLDEQELTYKYRWGKMYRGDKKRLVGKVDEKHSFLAASAQKGSDTTSLLYTWLSDSLHLLPMGVSNISEKYLINRLSEHPEWVQQLINFLWSVDITDIRDIRVKDERIIFVHTNVTQHYASYFSLESLSLRRLCLMGVAFFDAFTRNQTLVIDDFGMLLHPDVLCHIVDIFEASNLGYGSQMLVVDCNPSLLKPGLLRRDGVYFAEKNSESATVYFSLANFKYSRSKDKTQSQYMNGAFGALPILSEFSFVDTSKDKEE, from the coding sequence ATGCTGCTGGATATGACTATTGCGAACTTCAAGTCCGTAAAGTCTGCGCAAACCATTTCTTTTGAAGCGGTCAGGGACAATAGGTTCCCCGAGTCAAAAGTTGTCGAAGTCACTGAGAAACTGAAGCTGATCAAGACAGCAGCCATTGTAGGTCCCAATGGAGCTGGAAAAAGCACTTTCGTACGTGCGCTTGAAGCCTTGAAAGGAATTGTATGTGCAACAGAGGAGACGGAGAACCCTCTCCAGATTCTCAGTGGTACATCATTCGCCTATTCCGAGGAGAAGGGACAGCCAGCAACCATTATCATCAGAGTGCTGGTAGATCGTGAGGAAGAGAGTGGGGAGCCAACCATAGCTCAGTACACATTGGTAAGCGATCGGGAAAAAATTTTCGAGGAATCCCTCTACCATCTCATTGGTCGTTCAAAACGAATGATGTTCGAAAGGAAGGTTGACGAAAATAGCATCCTCCTCGATGAGCAAGAACTGACCTACAAGTATCGCTGGGGCAAGATGTATCGTGGTGATAAGAAGCGCTTGGTTGGAAAGGTTGACGAGAAGCACTCATTCCTGGCAGCCTCTGCCCAGAAAGGCAGTGATACCACCTCTTTGCTCTACACATGGTTGAGTGACAGCCTGCATCTGCTCCCTATGGGTGTTTCAAACATTAGTGAGAAATATCTCATCAACCGTTTGAGTGAACATCCTGAGTGGGTACAGCAGTTGATCAACTTCCTTTGGAGTGTTGATATCACCGACATCCGTGACATCAGGGTCAAGGATGAGAGAATCATCTTTGTCCATACCAATGTAACACAACACTATGCCTCCTATTTCTCCTTGGAGAGTTTGAGTCTCAGGCGCCTGTGTCTTATGGGGGTTGCCTTTTTTGATGCCTTCACCCGGAACCAGACATTGGTGATCGATGATTTTGGCATGTTGTTGCATCCTGATGTTCTCTGTCACATTGTGGATATATTCGAGGCAAGCAACCTTGGGTATGGTTCCCAGATGCTCGTGGTTGATTGCAACCCCTCTCTGCTCAAGCCGGGATTGCTCAGGCGTGATGGTGTCTACTTTGCTGAAAAGAATAGTGAGAGTGCCACCGTTTACTTCAGTCTGGCCAATTTCAAGTATTCAAGAAGCAAAGACAAGACGCAGAGTCAGTACATGAACGGAGCATTCGGAGCTCTTCCGATTCTCTCGGAGTTCTCTTTTGTGGACACAAGCAAGGATAAGGAGGAGTAA
- a CDS encoding RloB domain-containing protein, whose protein sequence is MARKRISQKPRRTVLVVTATEAEALYFSQMRKDCRYANMTVVWEPDYKDLAHLITLAGQMRNKEKYSSVWLVFGFADLHVSVQDVKKVMPLAEKKKVRLAWNNPSLPLWYLLHLQTPKGFVNDPVLIESALSKQFPAFRGDASYLLDEGLDLHLKLYSAKSKAAVNASSYNALVATQVGLAPTNMVALLNDITDICGLADLTHNQKRLGLNKNKG, encoded by the coding sequence ATGGCACGCAAACGCATATCCCAAAAACCACGCAGGACCGTTCTGGTGGTGACGGCAACTGAGGCGGAAGCCCTCTACTTTTCCCAAATGCGCAAGGACTGCCGCTATGCAAATATGACAGTGGTATGGGAACCTGATTACAAGGATCTTGCCCACTTGATTACCTTGGCTGGTCAAATGCGGAACAAGGAGAAGTACAGCAGCGTATGGTTGGTCTTCGGTTTCGCAGACCTGCATGTCTCTGTACAGGACGTAAAGAAAGTAATGCCCCTTGCAGAGAAGAAAAAGGTTCGTCTGGCTTGGAACAATCCATCCCTACCTCTTTGGTACCTGCTGCACCTGCAGACTCCCAAGGGCTTCGTGAATGACCCTGTCCTGATTGAGAGTGCACTTTCTAAGCAATTCCCTGCCTTTAGGGGGGATGCGTCCTATCTCTTGGATGAAGGACTTGACCTGCATCTGAAACTTTATTCAGCGAAGTCGAAGGCTGCGGTGAATGCATCTTCCTATAATGCGCTCGTAGCAACGCAGGTAGGATTAGCCCCTACCAACATGGTGGCATTGTTGAATGATATCACTGATATTTGCGGGTTGGCTGATCTGACACACAATCAGAAGCGCCTAGGCCTCAACAAGAATAAAGGATAG
- a CDS encoding helix-turn-helix transcriptional regulator — translation MSGLLLLVYMLAFGLGCMTLALAIVYRLANAKRWATYFIICHASLLGCMMLLALQVLSQMFLSGVAYSVVSIIITSVFLADLAFLIVFIPYFTTWVIAHPWRNPYKGLFFFLAAIYLGLGIAREITGKMALDQAMLFVFVFVMGFSLIVMSRNIKTIENKTARASALAIIIVSASMVPAILLALFFPALKPFLFGVYFLALSITIMTFLFITFVRIGRDDRAQKPKTELSLGDLEEYHITEREFSVIQLISKGLTNKEIAGELGISANTVNNHVANIYGKTQVRSRIDLLNLLKQSW, via the coding sequence GTGAGCGGACTCTTGCTGCTGGTCTACATGCTTGCGTTCGGTCTAGGGTGCATGACATTGGCCTTGGCCATTGTGTACCGCCTTGCGAACGCAAAGAGGTGGGCAACCTATTTTATTATCTGTCATGCATCCCTTTTGGGATGTATGATGTTGTTGGCGCTACAGGTGCTCAGCCAAATGTTTCTCAGTGGAGTTGCCTATTCGGTAGTTTCAATCATCATCACTTCAGTGTTTCTTGCTGATCTTGCCTTCCTTATCGTTTTCATCCCGTACTTTACAACTTGGGTGATAGCCCACCCGTGGAGAAATCCGTACAAAGGTTTGTTTTTTTTCCTTGCTGCCATCTATCTTGGATTGGGGATTGCACGGGAGATCACGGGAAAGATGGCATTGGACCAGGCGATGCTTTTTGTGTTTGTTTTCGTCATGGGCTTCAGTTTGATAGTCATGTCGCGGAACATCAAGACGATTGAGAACAAGACTGCTCGAGCTTCAGCGCTTGCCATCATCATCGTGAGTGCTTCCATGGTGCCTGCAATTCTGTTGGCTCTCTTTTTTCCTGCACTCAAGCCATTTCTCTTTGGTGTCTACTTTCTTGCACTCTCCATCACGATCATGACATTCCTATTCATTACATTCGTAAGGATTGGCCGTGATGATAGGGCTCAGAAACCAAAAACTGAATTGAGTCTTGGTGATCTTGAGGAGTATCATATAACGGAGAGGGAATTCTCGGTTATACAGTTGATCAGCAAAGGTTTGACCAATAAGGAGATTGCAGGTGAACTGGGGATCAGCGCAAATACGGTGAACAACCACGTGGCAAACATCTATGGGAAGACCCAGGTCAGAAGCCGTATAGACTTATTGAATCTGTTGAAACAGAGTTGGTAG